A stretch of Girardinichthys multiradiatus isolate DD_20200921_A chromosome 20, DD_fGirMul_XY1, whole genome shotgun sequence DNA encodes these proteins:
- the gpr25 gene encoding probable G-protein coupled receptor 25, with protein sequence MVMLSWGSVMKLNRMQQGRSANLLHSTTSQSPLSMLEEDDLYFYYDYNSTENDTSDQACVYSDLHGSHIFLPILYYLIFFTGFWGNIFVITVVGSKGKKGGRLVDTFVLNLAVADLVFVLTLPLWAISASQNNCWDFGTVSELLCKLSSYIISVNRFSNIFFLTCMSIDRYLAIVRMMDSRYLRSSQCIRITCVALWIASLVLGIPSVVYRNLVPFEGGQACQEDDSSKFFQGMNLAMAFLTFVSPVLIIVLCYGTIIMHLNRHRVAAGNTRAEARRRHSLKMVLCIIVAFVVSWLPYNTFKSIRIISHFADASLSCKTSVWLSNGYLISCCLAFFNSCMNPAIYFFLDHYFRRRAQSLFQSCIGKTKLLQSFNSSASFTNPGTSESYATSGGRTQLQMSL encoded by the exons ATGGTCATGCTGTCATGGGGCTCTGTCATGAAACTAAACCGCATGCAGCAG GGTAGATCTGCCAACCTGCTGCACAGCACAACCTCTCAGTCACCTCTCAGCATGCTGGAAGAAGatgatctttatttttattatgattataaCTCCACTGAGAATGACACATCTGACCAGGCATGTGTCTACTCAGACCTACATGGATCCCATATTTTCCTGCCCATTTTGTATTACCTGATATTCTTTACTGGATTCTGGGGCAACATCTTTGTGATCACTGTGGTCGGGAGCAAAGGCAAAAAAGGAGGTCGCCTGGTGGACACCTTCGTCTTGAACCTGGCTGTGGCCGACCTGGTCTTCGTCCTCACGCTGCCTCTGTGGGCAATCTCTGCCAGCCAGAACAACTGCTGGGACTTTGGGACTGTCAGTGAACTTCTGTGCAAGCTGAGCAGTTATATAATCTCTGTGAACCGCTTCTCCAACATCTTCTTTCTCACATGCATGAGCATTGACCGCTACCTAGCTATAGTGAGGATGATGGATTCAAGGTACCTAAGGAGTAGTCAGTGCATTCGCATCACTTGTGTTGCCCTCTGGATAGCTTCCCTTGTCCTTGGAATTCCCTCTGTGGTCTACCGAAACTTGGTGCCTTTTGAAGGTGGTCAGGCCTGCCAGGAAGATGACAGTTCAAAGTTCTTCCAGGGCATGAATCTGGCCATGGCATTCCTTACATTTGTCTCCCCAGTGCTGATCATTGTGCTCTGCTACGGAACAATCATCATGCACCTCAACAGGCACCGTGTTGCTGCTGGGAACACTCGAGCCGAGGCTCGCCGCAGACACTCCCTGAAGATGGTCCTCTGCATCATCGTGGCGTTCGTGGTGTCCTGGTTACCCTACAACACTTTCAAGTCCATCAGAATCATTTCTCATTTCGCAGACGCCAGTCTGAGCTGTAAAACCTCAGTATGGCTGAGCAACGGGTACCTCATCTCCTGCTGCCTGGCTTTCTTCAACAGCTGCATGAACCCTGCCATCTACTTTTTCCTGGACCACTACTTTAGGCGACGGGCACAGTCCCTGTTCCAGAGCTGCATCGGGAAGacaaagctgctgcagagcttcAACTCCTCAGCTTCGTTCACCAACCCTGGCACTTCTGAGAGCTATGCAACAAGTGGTGGGCGAACACAGCTTCAGATGTCCCTGTAG